In Camelus dromedarius isolate mCamDro1 chromosome 16, mCamDro1.pat, whole genome shotgun sequence, the genomic stretch CCTCCTCCGCCACATCCACCGGGTGCACCCCGTAGGTCAGCTTcctgaaaaagactgaaaagcccGAGGAGGGGGCGGAGCTTCTAGCCTCTGCAGGAGACGGAGGGGTCAGAGCCCTGAGCCCGGGGTGAGGAGCGTGCGGTGCTGGAGTCCCAGGCTCCCCGAGCCCTGGGGAGGCACTTGACCCCTgtgcctcagcctcctcatctgtaaactgggctCAGTTTCCTGCCCTATTAACTTCGCAGGGTGGTTGTGAGCCATGGAAGGGATGAGAAAGAGCTTAGAAGAAGGGGCCAGATGTCTGAGGGGGCTGTGGTTTATAACTGTTGCAGATTTGGGCTTGTCTGGAGCCCCCGGAAACCACTTGCCCACATCTTGGTTCATCCTGATTCCCTAATGAAGACAGAGCCTCAGGCGGAGTGGAGCTGCTCAGAGCATTCTAGAATAGGAACAATTTACAGTTGTTCAATTGTAACAACTGTACCGTTAACAATTACAGTTACGGTTCAGAGCATTCTAGAATAGGAACAATTTACAGAGCACTCGCGATGTGCTGGTTGCAGCTCCAAACCCTTTCTGAGCTGGAACTTTTGGTCCTCCCAATGGCTACACATGGTAGGTATTACCATCAGCCCTCATTTTCCAAAggggaaactggggcacaggTGCAGGGAATTGCCTGTGGTCAGATGGGGAGTATGTGACAGAGATGAGCTGCAGATGCAGGCCGTCAGCTTGGGCTCCGTGCTGCTTCCTAGGGCACAGGGGCCGGGGGTTCTTAAAGAccaaatcctggctcttccaCGTGGGAGACTGAGCCCAGAGACCTGCAGTCATGTGGCCAAAGGCAGAGAGCCTGTGAGTGATGGAGCGCAGAGTCTGCTGGTTGCGAGTGAAGATTCCATCTACCTGGTGCCTCACGGCTGAAGTTGGGGGGTCTCTCCCTGCCGTTGGCTGGGTGCAGGGGTCCCACGGCCCCCAGTCTCATGCTTCGGGAacatcctccacccccaccccggggagccctcccagcccctgtccCTCCGGCTTCCCTCTGAAAGCTCACATTTCCAGACGGAGGCCTCCCAGTTTCCTTGGCCGGGCAGAACATGGTGGGACCGGATGAAAGCGGGGCTCACGGTGCTGACGACCACGTCGTATTCCTCCACCTCCGCCCGGAGGCAGTCGAAGAAGCCTAGTGCTGCGTGCTTTGAGGCGGCATCTGGAAGAGAAACCAGCCGGGAGGTGAATGCAAATCCCGGCCACGCTTCCCAGGGGGACGCTGGAGACACACGTTCCTACAGACTCTGCTGAAAGAGGCCTCAAAAATTACAGCCCTGCTCCTCACGCCATAGGGGAGGACAGAGCCGGGCAGACGCAGAGCTGGGGCTGAGTCCAATTTAACCACTTGTCCACAGCGTGACTTTGGGTCAGTGGCTAATTATTACCTCCGaggctcagttttcttatctttaaaatgggcataatatcACGCTTGCCAAGTGAGAAAACGTATCTGAAACACCTGGCACTAGCGTGAGTTCTCATCCCTTCCCGGGAAGGCTGATTCCCCAAGGGAGAGTGATTTCTCCAAGGTCCTGAGGTCAGTGGGGTTAAGGATGCGGGTGCTGGGTGCCTCACCTGTAACCTGAGGACCTGGTGAGGCATAAATAGAGCGGAGATATTACTGCTGTGAGTTTAGAACAAGAAGAGATGTGTGAAACTCCTCACACAGCGGCCGCCTGGGAGACCCTCTGATAAATAGGCAGTACTTTCACAGTCACTCCCGTTCATAGCAGGGGCCCAGAGTAAGAGCATCGGCGAGCAGGAGttcagggctcagtcctacaagactgtccCCCAACCCTGTTCAGGCTGATCACAAGTCCACattgtcacctgtacttctgaccaactggctgtaTACTAGAGATTCCAATGGTCCTCTCCTTGGGTTCGGTTAATTTGCGAGAGTAGCTCACGGAACTCAGAGAAACCTTATACTTACTAGGTTataggtttattataaaaggatataactcagaaacagccagatggaagagatgaaCAGGGCAAGTTATGGGGGAAGGGATCAGATCTTCCACGCCCCTGCGGAGTGTACTGCTGTCCCCAAACCTCCGCGTGTTCACCAACctagaagctctctgaaccccctTTCCTGGGCTCTCAGGTATCTgacattctttactgggcgtgTTTCCCCTAACAGACTGACAGCCCCAGGTAATGCCTACCTTATCACTGCCCTTCACAGATCTAAACCTCTTCCCTTACCTCAGCccatcagagacttgtgcacaagctgatcaggcaccttgtgacccgaccttataaaagaccccaacaaccaGCCCCCTCGCCTGTGTGGCCCGCAGTTGCCTATGGCAGTGTCCCCTGATAAACGCGTTTCTGTGCtcatactttatctctggtaaattcttttaccaacctgaGTGTCACCATGTCCTCATATGGGCCGCCCCGTTGTGTCACACAATGTTTGGTGGCCCCTCTGTGGCTAGGACCCCAGGGGAGTCCTTTGggcttctctttctccccctccccacaggaGTCTCCCTCTGGCTTGATCGGATGCTCCCGGGAGGCCGTTAGGGCGGGCCCTAATCCAgcctgactggtgtccttataagaagaggagggGACGGCAGGGCTGCACACGGCGGAGAGACCATGTGGgggcacagggagaagacggccgtctgcaagccaaggagaggggcctcagGAAAAATCaaacctgctggcaccttgatcttggacttccagcctccggaactgtgagaaaatccGTTTCTGTTGTCTGAGCCATCCAGCGTGTGGTATTTCTTTACAGCGGCCCCAGCAGACTAAGTCAGGGGCCCCACCCAATCCTTGTTCGTCCCTCCCTTCTGCCCAGCAGACACATCCCCAGCTCCTGTGTCGTGCGTGGTACTGTGGGCCGTAAAGAAACGTATGAGGCttgctccccaccctcccacatCCCACCTCATGGGTGGTGGGAGTGGCTCCACAATTTTCCCAGCTGGATCCCATGAACATGCACTGAGAAGCCCCACTCGCCCTCGGACCTTTTCGAGGACTGTCACTTTAGAATTCTCTCTGGCGCCTCTCCTGGGACTCTGCCCCTTTCCTTCTctacctcctccctcctcagaaCCCTTCATCCGTCTCCCGTTTCCGGATATGACACGcacccctcctttctttcccagtTGTAATCTTTCCTGTCCCTCAAGGGCATCTTTGCTGAGAAGGCGGTATCTGAGCTGGGACTGCGCACCCACGTCAGGAGTGTGACCTTGATCTGGCACGGGTCCCGTTCAGCCAGGGCACGTCCTGGCCGCCTGTGGGACGCAGCTTCTGGGGTTGCAGGAGGAAGGCTTCTTTTTTATCTCCCGCAGTCACCTGAGTGCTGTAGGTGCTCAAAAATAGGAGCTgaagggaagaaagcaaagcCCGCGGATGCCTCCATCCCTGGACCTCCTTCCCGATGTGGCCATACGCCTAGTCCCAGACACAGCATCTCTTGTAAGACACGTAACGTAAGATGAGACATTTTTGCCTTAGCAACTTACAGGCGGTGCGGAACGGGATTCCCAGCTTCCCTTGGAGGTTATTCACTAGCACGATTTGGCCTGTCCTCCGGGAGATCATGTTGGGAAGCAGGGCTGGAAAGCACGGGGCAATGAGGCCCAGTTACAGATCTGAGAGCGAGGCAGGCAGCAGCATGCAGACCCCTTCCCCAGACCCCCTCCATCACCTGGGGCCCCGCTGCCCTCCTGGTAATTAGATCACAGTGAGATGCAGACGGAATGGACCCCGGCCATCATTTATCCAGTGTCTCCTAAGAGTGGGCTGGGCCCAACTGGTGAATTGCTGGGTGATTTTAAATGACCCATCCATGTGCACGAGGAGACACAGAAATGGAATGACGCAGATTTCAACAGTGAGAAAGGTAATCTCTCTTCAGTTCTCCTATTGCTTCTAGTACGAAGTCTCAGGGTGATTCCAATAGGTcttcagttttttatttgtttggattttttgtgggaggaagtaattaattttatttatttatttattttaatggcggtactcggggttgaacccaggacctggtgcatgcaaAGCACTccctctatcactgagctataccctcacctcTCTTCCAGTAGGTCTTTAACACCTCTCCTGCATGTGCTAagcttttttgaaaaaggaaatacaggtatgaactactatatataaaatacagaaacaacaaggacctactgtatagcacagggaactatatgcaatatcttgtcatgacacataatggaaaagaatctgagaaagaatatatatctgtataaatGAAGTCACTTTTCTGTATCCCTGAAACATTAGAAATCACTTATCctccagtaaaaaataaatttaaaaagttttttaagaagagaagaaagacctCAGCACTTTGTCTTTGGAGAATTCACTATTTTGTTTTGATCTcagattttcttctatttattgaGAGGGAAGGGGGTTTTTAATTTATGGTGAAATTTCCCCCTAAACCGAAttcatttacaaatgaggagattTAGGGAAAGCTGTGAGGTGAAAAACGGTCCAGGTGGAATAGGGATGTGGCAGAAAGTCAAAGACTCAGCTTTGCATCCTCACTTCGATGCCAGGGCACCCTGGGCGCTCGGAGGCAGCGTGACTGACACACCTGGGCCGGCCTGCCGTCTGTGCCCTCAGGGACTGGGCTGGGCACCATTTTAGAAGCTCTGGGAAGTCATCTCTCTGCTCCAGatacttctttcccttcctctgccgCAGGTCTCAAAAGCCCATTAGCAGGGAGATTCTGGCTGCAGAGAAGGGGCAGCTCTACAACCAGGCTTCCTCAGCCTTTGCCAGGGCGCCCACTCCCGCAGTGTAGACGTTCTCCCTACTTATCGTCTCCCTTTTGTGGTTCTGCTTTGATGAACTTTAttagtggtggggggaggggggagggtttAAACTCTTAGTTCAATTCCATGTCATCTCTAGGCACAACCCCTCCAGGCTTCAGACCTGCACTTGAACTTGGCGGTTAGAAATCTCCATACAGAAACCACCATCTGACCCTTAAAAGGGAGAtaccctcctgccttccctgttTCTGCAAAGGAATTGAAAGGGCTCTGGGTCTCTTGTAGTTGGGGATAAACTCTTCTTCTTCATTACTGAGGACAGAATTTCTACCTTTGACCAACTGTCCTGGTTAGGGGCAGATCAACCACAAGGTCGATGTATTAAGATTTGTGGAGGATGAAGACAATGATCCAGAGATGTGGAATGGGACTGGAGGGGAGCCACGGATATGAGGAAGCAAAGAGGAGTAAAGGgcggggcttggggagggggcctcacagggagggagggtggagttTGCCAGTAAGAGACTTTCACAGTCCTTTTGCTTTTATCAACATTTACAGTCAGATGCTGAAAGCATTCACCAAATAAGCAGGGATTTTTCTGAGGGGTCTGGAGACTCCATCCAGAATTGGACGCCTGCTGGGTGACATAACAGAGCCCTCTCCAGCAGCCAGTGGCCCAAGAACCCACGGGAAGGTCAAACTCACGAGACCTTTGGTCAGTGTGATGGGCCCAAAGTAATTGGCGTCCATGATCTTTTTATCGAGCTCCAGAGAAATCTTGTGGGCAGGCCCCTTCACCTTGACGCTGGCGTTGTTGATAAGGATGTCCACACAGCCGTAGCAATCTAGGACTTCTTTGGCCACATCCTGGACACAGCTGATGTCCGAGAGGTCCAAGAGGACCAGCTTCGGGGTGAATGTCTGCTGGACCAATGAGAGAATCAAGGTGCGTGTGAGAACATCCCCGCAGACCTGGGGGCTTCAATCTAAGAGATACCCCTTTTGAAATTCAGAGCTCATGGAATGACTACAAagaaaggatgaggaagaagCAGAGATGATTCTGGGAGGCAGGAAATTGATGGAGAAAATGCATTCTTGCGGACCAGAGCAACAACATTCCAGACATGCAAATGTGCAGTGAGAAGTCTGAACTTCAGGTCAGGGGGCCAGAACCAAGAAATCCAAATGGAGGCTGTGCACTGATTCCAGAGGTGATGTCATTACTTACAACAATTCTGAGCTCTTTTTTGGAAAATGCTTTCAAGCTGGCTTCCAAGCCACAACAGAATCTGTCCAGTACTTTgtaaccacattttgtttttgacCAAAATCATACACTCAACACAATACCTTTGAAGCACCAtctatgtgctgggcattgtgtTTGGCTTTTAACACTTTCTGTTGTCAAGATGCTCATGGTTTAGAAGGGGTATAGGTGAGAAAATTGATGATAAACGCAATCCCAGTGTTTGACAAACACTAATCCTGAGATATGCCTTTCAAAAGAGGGCTCCCTGGTCAAGTTTATTTGGAAAGCAGACTATTATATGTTCTTCCTggataaatatacacatatttacatatcaaaggctctgaaaagtcctgcagtaaagaaacaGTCAGACAAGCTTGGCCTAACTCAATATGTCCCACACAGTTGACCTCAGAACCTTGTTTTTACTACCTAATAACCAATAAATAATACCCAATAAGACCCCAAGAAACACAACTTGGAGAATGCCCTGCTGTCCTGTTTACCTCCTCAAGTACCAGGCTTAGTTCTAAATTAGTTGGGGCTATTTcccaaaccaaattcaacaacaggggcaaagattaaaaaaaaaaaaatttcttaaacaaTGCTCTGGAAATCCTTTGAAAAAACCAGCCTTGTGCTCACCTCCTATATAACTTCATGGAAGGAGACGTTTCCCTGATTTCTTGGAAGGAAATATTAtttgaagtattatttttaaagaatcagccATAAGTGTTTATACCCAGAGCCCCCTATCTGTAACAAATTCTATCTTCTGGATCCTCTTTGAGTCTGACTTAAAtaggatggggggtggggaggcccgAGGGCTGGAGAACACATTTTTGGAAGGGTGGGTGGTCAAAATGAGTCAACCACCAAACTGGCTGAGGTACCTGTGTCAAGATGAATGAGGCCATTGCCTTACATTCCCCCAAAGCAATCACCAAATTTCACCCAAGGAGCTGCTCGCTGACAGTCAACGCAGGCTAAGGACGCCGGAAGTTAGCCACGCCGGCTGCCGGAAGGCCTTACCTTGCTGGGGTCCGCCACGCTGCTCAGGGCGTCATGCAGGCTCTGCAGCCTCTCCCAGCTCTTCCCACACAGCACCAGCCTTGCCCCGCCGGTGTGGAACACCCGAGCACACTctgtgggggagaaggagggcagACAGGGCGCGCCGTGTGGATGACACCCCTGAGGGTGAGCCCCTCTCTCTTCCAAGTGCAAGAATTCCAAGAATTCAGGTCTTGGAGCCATGAGTTCCTTTAGAGTTCATTTCTTTCAGCTTCCTCtggaatttctttttgtttccagcctCAATGTGGTGGCCTCCCGCGAAGGGCAGCTCATAGTGGCATAAAACAGCCCTTCCTCCATAGGAAAGTTCTGTTTACTAGGACTTCCTTAAACTGGACAGGAAAAGGACCCTGCCCAGCAA encodes the following:
- the DHRS7C gene encoding dehydrogenase/reductase SDR family member 7C isoform X2, with the translated sequence MGVTAMLALPLLLLGISGLLFIYQEVSRLWSKSAVQNKVVVITDAISGLGKECARVFHTGGARLVLCGKSWERLQSLHDALSSVADPSKTFTPKLVLLDLSDISCVQDVAKEVLDCYGCVDILINNASVKVKGPAHKISLELDKKIMDANYFGPITLTKALLPNMISRRTGQIVLVNNLQGKLGIPFRTAYAASKHAALGFFDCLRAEVEEYDVVVSTVSPAFIRSHHVLPGQGNWEASVWKFFFRKLTYGVHPVDVAEEVMRTVRRKKQEVFMANPIPKAAVYIRTFFPEFFFAVVACGVKEKLSVPEEG
- the DHRS7C gene encoding dehydrogenase/reductase SDR family member 7C isoform X1 translates to MGVTAMLALPLLLLGISGLLFIYQEVSRLWSKSAVQNKVVVITDAISGLGKECARVFHTGGARLVLCGKSWERLQSLHDALSSVADPSKQTFTPKLVLLDLSDISCVQDVAKEVLDCYGCVDILINNASVKVKGPAHKISLELDKKIMDANYFGPITLTKALLPNMISRRTGQIVLVNNLQGKLGIPFRTAYAASKHAALGFFDCLRAEVEEYDVVVSTVSPAFIRSHHVLPGQGNWEASVWKFFFRKLTYGVHPVDVAEEVMRTVRRKKQEVFMANPIPKAAVYIRTFFPEFFFAVVACGVKEKLSVPEEG